CAAAGCTCTTGCCAATAATGCCCGACAAATCAACCCAGATGTAAAACGCACCCTGTGGCTTTATACTGCTAAGTCCCTCAATATCATTTACAAGTTCATATATCAAATCCCTTCTTTTTGCAAACTCTTCTACCATTTTCTTGAGACTCTCCTGGCTTCCACTGAGAGCCTCATATGCAGCATACTGGGCTATTGAGTTTGGATTTGAGGTTGTGTGACTCTGAAGATTTGTCATAATCTTTGCCAGATCTCTGTTAGAAAGAGTATACCCTATTCTCCAGCCGGTCATTGCATAGGATTTCGAAACACCATTTACAATTATGGTAAGTTCTTTTGCTTTTTCGCCAAAAGAGGCAGCAGAAATATGCTTTTGATCATCGTATATGAGTTTGTCATAAATCTCATCTGAAATAATGAATATATCATTCTGTATACAAAATTCCACAATATCTTTTAGCTCTTCATATGTATATACCATACCCGTTGGATTTGACGGAGAATTTAATACAAGCGCTTTTGTTTTAGATGTGAGATATTTTTGCAATACCTTGCTACTTATCTTATAATTTGCTTCTTTTGTTGTTGGCACAGCCACCACTTTGCCACCTGCAAGTTTAATAAGCTCCGGATATGTAACCCAGTAAGGAGTTGGAAGCAGTACCTCATCGCCTTCATTCAAAAGAGAAAAAAATACATTCATAAGAGAATGCTTTGCCCCATTCGAAATAACAACTTCATCAGGAGAATACTCCAAATTGTAATTCTGTTTGTAATATTTAACAACAGCTTCTTTTAAACATAAAATTCCGGCAACCGGTGTATATTTTGTATACCCCCTGACAATAGCACAAATAGCTGCGTATTTTATGTTTTCCGGGGTATCAAAATCCGGTTCACCTGCCCCAAACCCAATTACGTTTTCACCGGATTCTCTCAATTTCTTTGCCAGAGCGTCTATTGCCAGGGTTGGTGATGCTGAAATATCCAGTGCTTTCTGTGAATACTTCATTTTTGCTCCCTTCGCCCTTTCAACTTGTTTTTGCAATACTATATCATATTTATATGCATTTTTCAATATCAATGTTACGAAAATATGGGGAGTTTATATATAAAAACGCAAGTTTAAAATAAAAAAGTTTCATTTTAAAAATTTTCGTGTAAAGTTCAAAAGGTTATTGTAGAGAATATCACTTATCTGATCATCTGAAAATCCAAACCTACCAAGCACTTCTTTAATTTTGGGCAAATCCTCAATGCCATTTATCCCCTTTGCAAACCTATCAGCACCGTTTGTCTGATATCCTGCCATATCGCCATATACTGAAGTTTTAAACCCACACTTTTTGCCCTTTTTAAATCAAAGCAAAGAGAATTCTCTTCCAAATCCTGCCCTTTGAAAAAACACTCTGTTAATGTATCACTGTGAGCATCGCCATACATGATATATAAAAATCTCCTTTATAACAAGCAATCATTAAAATTCTATTATCCTTTTTTGTGTTGCCAAAACTGTATTTTCAAAAACTTCTTTTGCGCTCTCCAAATGTCTTTTCTCGTCACATTCCGGTTTTAAATGTGTCAGCACCAGAAGCTTTGCACCTGCTTTTTTTGCAATAGCTGCCGCCTGTCTGGGACTCATATGGTACCTTTTTGACTCTTCAATCTTTTCAACCTCTTCGTCTGTGTATGCACTGTTTAACAAAAGCAAATCTGCACCTGTGCAAAAGTTTATAAAATCCTCTTTGTATCCAGTATCGCCAGAAAAAACAAAGATCTTCCCATCCTCTTCTATCCTAATAGCAAAACTTTTATAAGGATGCTGACCTTCAAAAAATGAAAGTTTTACACTTCCCATCTCTATCTGCATATTTTCTTCAATATTTTTCACTCTGTAAACACCTTTTCTAATCAAATTGTACTCTTCCTGTGGCTCAGATGGAATAAAAAGGTCTATCTCTTTGCCACGGGATGCGAAATAGTACCTCAAAACCCCAAGATCACTTGTGTGGTCAGCATGAAGATGTGAGCAGATAATAAAAGAAATATCATCAAAAGTTGTATACTCCAAAAGCTTTGCCAGAACACCACTTCCACAGTCAATCAGAATATTACCACTTTTTGTCTCAAGCAGATACCCGGAAGTTGCCTCACCTTTGGCAGGATATGGTCCCCTTGCTCCAAGCACTCTCAAAATCATTTTATCATCTCCTTGTTATAAAGTAATTCCAAAAACTCAACAATTATATCCCTGTACTTGTCTTCTTCAACCAAAAAAGAGTCATGACCATAATCTGACTCAATCTCTCTGTAAACCAAATCAACACCTGCTTTTTGAAGCTTGTCTCTCATATGCCTCATCTGGCTCAGCGGAAATAGAATATCAGAGGTTATTGCTATTAAAAGAAACTTGGCTTTTATCCTTTTGAGCGCTTCTTCTTCACTACCATATGTTCTTTCCAAGTCATAAAGATCCATTGCACGTGTGAGATAAAGATAGGTGTTTGCATCAAACCTCTGAACAAGTTTCATACCCTGATAGTGAAGATAGCTCTCCACCTCAAACTCGGTATTGAAGGATTCAAAAAAGCTCTCAACAGGGTCTTTCATTCTCCGATTGAACTTTCTATCCATTAATTTGTCTGACTGATAAGTTATCATGCCAAGCATTCTTGCTATAGAAAGACCTTGAGCAGGACCTGTTTTGTCATAGTAATCTCCACCGTTCCAGTTAGGGTCTGCCATAATAGCTCTTCTCATAACCTCATTAAAGGCAATAGACTGGGCATTGAGTTTCAGCGGCGATGCAATATTTATCACTCCATCCATAAAATCCGGGTAGCTCACAGCCCACTCTAAAGCTTGCATACCCCCCATTGACCCACCAACAACACAGAGGATATGATCTATCCCAAGCGCCTCCATAAGTTTTTTCTGAACATTTACCATGTCTTTTATGGTTATAATAGGAAACCTTGCCCCATAAGGCTTCCCGGTTTCAGGGTCAATTGAAGATGGTCCTGTTGTCCCCTGACAGCCACCAAGAACATTTGAGCAGACAATAAAGTATTTGTTTGTGTCAAACATTTTGCCCGGTCCCACAAACTTGTCCCACCAGCCCGGTTTTGGGTCATCTTCTGAATGTCTTGCAACATGAGAGTCACCTGTCAGGGCATGAGTAATCAAAATTATGTTATTTTTTTCTTTGTTAATCTCACCATATGTCTCATATGCAACTGTTATTGGTCCAAATCTCTTGCCACTTTCCAGCACAAAGTCTTTGTTGTGCGCAAATTTTACAAACTTTTTGTAGCCCTCTTCCCAAAACTCAAATTTTTCCAACTTTTTTACCCCCACCAAAAAATTATAAAATGAAAGATTGCCCCATACATAATCAGTAAAACCTTTATTTAAGGAGCAATCTTTCATCGCTACTCTATAAGTTCAACTTAAAAATTATTTTACACTTTCTTTAGTGCACTCTCAATATCATATATTAAATCCTCAATATCTTCAATACCGACAGAAAGTCTTATCATCTCGGGCAAAACGCCTGCCTGCCTCTGTTCTTCTTCTGTAAGCTGCTGATGTGTGGTTGACGCAGGATGAATAATAAGCGACTTTGCGTCTCCAACATTTGCTAAGTGTGAAAACAGCCTGACATTATTAATTATTTTTTTTGCTGCATCATAACCACCTCTGGGTCCAAATGTAAATATAGCACCCGGACCTTTGGGCATGTATTTCCTGTAAAGGTCATAGTATTTGTTACCCTCTAAGGCCGGGTAGTTCACCCACTCTACTTTTGGATGTTCACTTAAATACTTTGCCAGTTTCATTGCATTGTCAACATGCTTTTGCATTCTGAGTGAAAGTGTTTCAATTCCAAGTAAAATTAAAAATGAATTAAACGGTGATATGCATGCACCTATATCTCTGAGCAGTGTAAGTCTCAGCTTTGTTATATATGCTGCATTGCCGAACTCTTTTGTATAGACAAGCCCGTGATAACTCGGGTCCGGTTCTGTCAGGTCAGGGAATTTTTCGTTCCATTCAAACTTTCCGGAGTCGACAACCGCACCTGCAATTGATGTACCGTGCCCGCCCAGAAACTTTGTCATAGAATATACAACAATGTCAGCTCCATGTTCAATTGGTTTGAACAGATAAGGAGTTGCAAATGTGTTATCCACAATAAAAGGAATTCGGTTTTTGTGTGCAATCTCTGCAATGGCTTCAAAATCAGGAATATTTATGTTGGGATTGCCAAGGGTCTCAACAAAAATGGCTTTTGTCCTTTCTGTTATAGCCTTTTCAAATTCCTCCGGATAATCTGGATTTACAAATACTACTTTAATCCCGAGCTTTCTCAAAGTGTGAGCAAACAAAGTATATGTCCCACCATATAAGGTTGAAGCAGCCACAATTTCGTCACCGCTTCTTGCGATGTTCAAAATCGCATAGGTAATTGCAGCCTGTCCTGAAGATGTTGCAACAGCTCCAACACCACCATCAAGGGCAGCTATTCTCTTTTCCAGAACTTCGGTTGTCGGATTTCCTATTCGTGTGTAGATGTTTCCAGCTTTTTTGAGAGCAAACAGGTCAGCTGCTTCTTCGGGCGTATCAAAGACATATGAGGTTGTCTGGTAAATTGGAACAGCTCTTGATTTTGTCTGGCTGTCAATAAACTGTCCTGCATGAAGCTGTAAAGTGTCAAAACCAAACTTTCTTTCATCCATTTCCTTCTTTCTCCTTCCATAAAATTTTTAATGTACTTTAAGCAAAAAGATAAAAAAATAGTCTTCCTGCAGATAAGCTACAAGAAGACTTTTTCAAAATCTTCTTACTTCTTATCTGCCAGGTATTCTAAAAAATACCTGCTGGAATTGGCACCAAGAAAAAGGATTAAACTTTCCTTTTTCCGGTTGCCGGGCTTCATTGGGCCAGTCCCTCCGCCACTCTTGATAAGAAGTAATTTTGAGATATTTAATTTTTTGACTTGATTATACCATTTAAAAATATAAGCGTCAATACCCTACTTTTTAAATCTGAATTCTTGGATTTTCTTCTGCCCTTCTGTAAATCACAATCTTTCTGCCGATTACCTGTACAGGCTCAGCATTCAGACTCCTGCAAACCATTTCTATTGCCTCTTTGGGCTGTATTTCGCAATTCTTCTCAATAGAAATTTTAACAAGTTCTCTTTTGGACAATGCCTCATCTATTTGTCTCAGCACATTTTCGGTAATGCCTTCCTTGCCGATGTGAACAATTGCATCAAGGGTATTTGCCATTGCTCTTAGCTTTGCTCTTTGTCTGGATGTAAGCACCTTTCTCCCTCCCCACAAAACTAAAACGGCAGAAAGGCAAGCTCCTTTCTGCCGACGCTTTTAACCTTATACTTCCACTTCTTTTCGAGACTTTCGCCGCTGCTTTTCGTACTCCGGATCCCCCTTTTTCCAGCCGCTTCTCACCTTCTCAACCACCTTTTGCTTTGACATATCTACCACAAACCCATTTTCCTTAAAGCAAAAATACGTTGTACTTCCTACCTTGCAGTTCCCACAATTGATGCACTCCATATCAGAAAAGATGACCTCCAAACCTTTATAAGATTTTTTTTGTTTGTGATTTATTTTACCTCATTTTTCCCTCTCTGTCTATATCCATTTTTATGATTAATCTAAAACTTATTCATAATACTCAAACTCAACATCAAGTATCCTCACAATATCTCCATCCTGAATCCCCATCTCTCTTAACCTGTCAAAAACTCCAAGCCTGTTCAAGAAATTTTGAAAATACCTGAATGAGTCATGGTCATTTAAAACTATGTTCCTTGCAACCTTCTCTACAACTGTACCTTCCACAACATAAACTCCATTTTCTTTTCTGACAGTCAGGGGTTTTACATCCTTTTTCTTGTAATACACAAACGTTCGTGGTCTTTCATCATCTTCTTCTTCTCTTTCAGTTGCTTTCTGCTGCTTCAAAATTTCATAGGCCCTTTTCAAAACCTCTTTTACACCCATACCTGTTGCGGCAGAGATGGGATACACTTCATACCCCATCTTTTCAATCTCTTCTTTGAAAAGTTCAAAATACGCCTGGGCATCCGGCAGGTCCATCTTATTTGCAGCAACAATTTGAGGCTTTCTGGCAAGCTCAGGACTGTATTTTTTCAGCTCCTCATTGATTTTCATAAAATCTTCCACAGGCTCTCTTCCCTCACTTCCCGACACATCAACAATATGAATCAAAACCTTTGTCCTTTCAACATGTCGCAAAAATTGATGCCCAAGACCTGCTCCTTCACTTGCCCCTTCAATAAGCCCTGGAATGTCGGCAAGAACAAAGCTTTCACCCTCGCTAATATATACAATCCCAAGGTTGGGATACTTTGTTGTAAATGGATAGTTTGCTATCTCAGGTCTTGCGTTTGTTGCAACAGACAAGAATGTTGACTTACCAACGTTTGGATAGCCAATCAGTCCAACATCTGCTAAGACTTTTAGCTCCAAAATTACCCAAAGCTCGTCCCCTTTCTCCCCAACCTCAGCAAACCTTGGAACTTGCCTTGTGGCTGTTGCAAAATGGGCATTTCCTCTGCCACCTCTACCACCGTGGGCAACAATTGCTCTGTCGCCTTCTCTCGACAGGTCAGCAATTATCTCACCAGTTTCAGCATCTTTTATTACAGTTCCAACAGGAACCTTTATTATCAAATCTTCGCCGTCTTTGCCATGCATATTGTTAGGTCCGCCACGCTCACCATTTTGTGCCTTGTAATGTCTTTTGTATTTAAAATCAAGCAGGGTGTTCAGCTCCCTATCAGCAACAAATATAACATCTCCGCCTTTCCCGCCATCTCCTCCTGCAGGACCACCCGCTGGAATGTACTTTTCACGTCTGAAGGCTACTATACCATCTCCGCCGTCCCCTGCTTTGACATAAATCTTTGCAATGTCCACAAACATGAATATCTCACCTCTTTTAAGAACAACTAAAAGATACAAAAAAAGAGACAAACCTCTTTTGTCAGTTTGCCTCTTTTTGAAAAGCGTTAAACCATAATAGATTTTTATTGAGCAGCAACCATCTCTTCAGCTGGAATAACAGACACAACTTTTCTTCCTCTCTTGTTTTCAAACTTTACATACCCTGTAACTAAAGCAAAAAGTGTGTCATCTCCACCACGACCGACATTCTTGCCTGGGTGGAATTTAGTTCCCCTCTGTCTTACCAAGATGTTTCCTGCCAAAACAAACTGACCGTCTGACCTTTTAACACCAAGTCTTTTTGACTCGCTGTCTCTTCCGTTTCTTGTTGAACCACCAGCTTTCTTGTGTGCAAACAGCTGAATGTCAAATATTAACTTCATCCTCTTTCACCTCCACTTTAACATATTTTGGATACTGAGATTCTAACTCTTTTAACGCTAAATATGCTGTTTGAAGAAGAAGCGAACAGCCCTTTGTTACTTCTTCATTGTTATTTAGCACTTCAAATTCTAAATAGCCTTCTTTTTGTTCTAACGAATGCTCAGCTTTCAATATCTCAATACAGCCATTTACATTTGCAAGTACTATTGAAGAGACTGCACTGCAAACAATATCTTTACCTTTCGGAGCAAAATGGCTGTGCCCTTTGACAACTATTTTATAATACCCTTTCTTTTGTGATTTTAAAAAAGTAGCTTCAATCATGGTTGACAATTTAACCTACTTACTTTGCTATTTTTGTTATCTGAATCTTTGTATACCACTGGCGATGTCCAAGTTTTCTGTGGTAACCTGTTTTTGATTTGTAAGTAAATACTATGATTTTCTTATCCTTTGCATGTTCTAAAACCTTTGCTTCAACATATGCGCCATCTACATATGGCTTTCCAACAACAAACCCATCGTCAGACGAAATTGCCAACACCTTATCAATCTTTACCACAGAGTCAACATCAGCTTTTAATTTTTCAACCTTTAAAACGTCGCCTTCCTGCACCTTATATTGCTTTCCACCTGTTTCAATTATTGCATACATCCTCTTTTCCATACCTCCTGCTTTTAAGAAATTTTTCAAATTCTGCCTGCACGCCGCTACGGGAGCAATTTGCCCTTTGCGAGCGCTATAAAACAACATTCAATATTATAGCATTGAACAGCATTCATTACAATAGCAAATTTTCCTCAAAACCCTTTGTGTCTTTATTATTTTGTTTCCTTGTAAAACCTCTCTTTTTCACTGTAAATGCAGCCGCAATACTTTTGCATATAAAGTCCCATCTCTCTTGCTTTTTGCCTTCCTTCTCTAAATCCTTCCCTGAAATCTCTATAATAAAACTCAATCTCGTACTTTTTTGAAATGGCTTCTCCAAGTTCTTTTATAAGCTCATGCTTTTGATAAGGACTTACCAAAAGAGAGGTTGTAAAGGCATCAAACCTACTTTTTTTGGCAACAAAGGCAGTTCTTTCTAACCTCACAGAATAACAATAAATACACCTTGCATTTTCTCTAAAAGCACAGTTTCGTAAAAACTCTTCCAAAGGGTACTCATCTATCACAATAAGTTTTTTACCGCGCAGGTCATAAAAAATCTTTGCTGAATCTAATCTGTTTTTAAACTCTGTATAAGG
The Caldicellulosiruptor morganii DNA segment above includes these coding regions:
- a CDS encoding MBL fold metallo-hydrolase, with the protein product MILRVLGARGPYPAKGEATSGYLLETKSGNILIDCGSGVLAKLLEYTTFDDISFIICSHLHADHTSDLGVLRYYFASRGKEIDLFIPSEPQEEYNLIRKGVYRVKNIEENMQIEMGSVKLSFFEGQHPYKSFAIRIEEDGKIFVFSGDTGYKEDFINFCTGADLLLLNSAYTDEEVEKIEESKRYHMSPRQAAAIAKKAGAKLLVLTHLKPECDEKRHLESAKEVFENTVLATQKRIIEF
- a CDS encoding O-acetylhomoserine aminocarboxypropyltransferase/cysteine synthase family protein codes for the protein MDERKFGFDTLQLHAGQFIDSQTKSRAVPIYQTTSYVFDTPEEAADLFALKKAGNIYTRIGNPTTEVLEKRIAALDGGVGAVATSSGQAAITYAILNIARSGDEIVAASTLYGGTYTLFAHTLRKLGIKVVFVNPDYPEEFEKAITERTKAIFVETLGNPNINIPDFEAIAEIAHKNRIPFIVDNTFATPYLFKPIEHGADIVVYSMTKFLGGHGTSIAGAVVDSGKFEWNEKFPDLTEPDPSYHGLVYTKEFGNAAYITKLRLTLLRDIGACISPFNSFLILLGIETLSLRMQKHVDNAMKLAKYLSEHPKVEWVNYPALEGNKYYDLYRKYMPKGPGAIFTFGPRGGYDAAKKIINNVRLFSHLANVGDAKSLIIHPASTTHQQLTEEEQRQAGVLPEMIRLSVGIEDIEDLIYDIESALKKV
- the rplU gene encoding 50S ribosomal protein L21 — its product is MYAIIETGGKQYKVQEGDVLKVEKLKADVDSVVKIDKVLAISSDDGFVVGKPYVDGAYVEAKVLEHAKDKKIIVFTYKSKTGYHRKLGHRQWYTKIQITKIAK
- a CDS encoding epoxyqueuosine reductase QueH; this encodes MRLLMHTCCGPCSVYPLEKLSEEGHEVFGLFFNPNIHPYTEFKNRLDSAKIFYDLRGKKLIVIDEYPLEEFLRNCAFRENARCIYCYSVRLERTAFVAKKSRFDAFTTSLLVSPYQKHELIKELGEAISKKYEIEFYYRDFREGFREGRQKAREMGLYMQKYCGCIYSEKERFYKETK
- the obgE gene encoding GTPase ObgE, with the protein product MFVDIAKIYVKAGDGGDGIVAFRREKYIPAGGPAGGDGGKGGDVIFVADRELNTLLDFKYKRHYKAQNGERGGPNNMHGKDGEDLIIKVPVGTVIKDAETGEIIADLSREGDRAIVAHGGRGGRGNAHFATATRQVPRFAEVGEKGDELWVILELKVLADVGLIGYPNVGKSTFLSVATNARPEIANYPFTTKYPNLGIVYISEGESFVLADIPGLIEGASEGAGLGHQFLRHVERTKVLIHIVDVSGSEGREPVEDFMKINEELKKYSPELARKPQIVAANKMDLPDAQAYFELFKEEIEKMGYEVYPISAATGMGVKEVLKRAYEILKQQKATEREEEDDERPRTFVYYKKKDVKPLTVRKENGVYVVEGTVVEKVARNIVLNDHDSFRYFQNFLNRLGVFDRLREMGIQDGDIVRILDVEFEYYE
- the yhbY gene encoding ribosome assembly RNA-binding protein YhbY; translated protein: MLTSRQRAKLRAMANTLDAIVHIGKEGITENVLRQIDEALSKRELVKISIEKNCEIQPKEAIEMVCRSLNAEPVQVIGRKIVIYRRAEENPRIQI
- the rpmA gene encoding 50S ribosomal protein L27, yielding MKLIFDIQLFAHKKAGGSTRNGRDSESKRLGVKRSDGQFVLAGNILVRQRGTKFHPGKNVGRGGDDTLFALVTGYVKFENKRGRKVVSVIPAEEMVAAQ
- a CDS encoding membrane dipeptidase, with the protein product MAGYQTNGADRFAKGINGIEDLPKIKEVLGRFGFSDDQISDILYNNLLNFTRKFLK
- the metX gene encoding homoserine O-acetyltransferase MetX; translation: MEKFEFWEEGYKKFVKFAHNKDFVLESGKRFGPITVAYETYGEINKEKNNIILITHALTGDSHVARHSEDDPKPGWWDKFVGPGKMFDTNKYFIVCSNVLGGCQGTTGPSSIDPETGKPYGARFPIITIKDMVNVQKKLMEALGIDHILCVVGGSMGGMQALEWAVSYPDFMDGVINIASPLKLNAQSIAFNEVMRRAIMADPNWNGGDYYDKTGPAQGLSIARMLGMITYQSDKLMDRKFNRRMKDPVESFFESFNTEFEVESYLHYQGMKLVQRFDANTYLYLTRAMDLYDLERTYGSEEEALKRIKAKFLLIAITSDILFPLSQMRHMRDKLQKAGVDLVYREIESDYGHDSFLVEEDKYRDIIVEFLELLYNKEMIK
- a CDS encoding ribosomal-processing cysteine protease Prp, producing MIEATFLKSQKKGYYKIVVKGHSHFAPKGKDIVCSAVSSIVLANVNGCIEILKAEHSLEQKEGYLEFEVLNNNEEVTKGCSLLLQTAYLALKELESQYPKYVKVEVKEDEVNI
- a CDS encoding pyridoxal phosphate-dependent aminotransferase, coding for MKYSQKALDISASPTLAIDALAKKLRESGENVIGFGAGEPDFDTPENIKYAAICAIVRGYTKYTPVAGILCLKEAVVKYYKQNYNLEYSPDEVVISNGAKHSLMNVFFSLLNEGDEVLLPTPYWVTYPELIKLAGGKVVAVPTTKEANYKISSKVLQKYLTSKTKALVLNSPSNPTGMVYTYEELKDIVEFCIQNDIFIISDEIYDKLIYDDQKHISAASFGEKAKELTIIVNGVSKSYAMTGWRIGYTLSNRDLAKIMTNLQSHTTSNPNSIAQYAAYEALSGSQESLKKMVEEFAKRRDLIYELVNDIEGLSSIKPQGAFYIWVDLSGIIGKSFEGKIIDSANTFAKLLLESEKVAVVPSEGFGMENHIRLSYATSENNIKEGLARIKRFVEKLK